The Ziziphus jujuba cultivar Dongzao chromosome 7, ASM3175591v1 genome includes a region encoding these proteins:
- the LOC107424693 gene encoding uncharacterized protein LOC107424693 yields the protein MVNLVAAQRPLLHGLMKMAGVRPYAVEIEPGTTMNIWVPLETINNPKKGEKPEVVTKPSKPVVVLVHGFAAEGIVTWQFQVGALTKKYSVYVPDLLFFGGSITDKTDRSPTFQAECLAKGLRKLGVEQFTVVGFSYGGMVAFKLAELYPDLVNAMVISGSILAMTCSVSDETMQRLGFSSSTELLLPTSVKGLKALLSVAAYKKLWFPDRLHKDYLEVMFTNRKERSELLEALVVSGKDPTTIPNFPQRIHLLWGANDEIFKQELAQNMKEQLGENSTFESIEKAGHLVHLERPCVYSRCLKRFLASLYADETNK from the exons ATGGTGAACCTTGTGGCAGCTCAGAGGCCATTGTTGCACGGCCTGATGAAAATGGCCGGAGTGAGACCCTATGCGGTGGAGATAGAACCAGGCACCACCATGAATATATGGGTTCCACTCGAAACCATTAACAACCCAAAGAAAGGCGAAAAGCCCGAGGTCGTAACCAAGCCCAGCAAGCCCGTGGTGGTCCTGGTCCACGGATTTGCGGCAGAAGGAATAGTGACGTGGCAGTTCCAGGTCGGAGCTTTGACCAAGAAATACTCGGTGTACGTGCCGGATCTTCTTTTCTTCGGCGGTTCGATCACTGACAAGACGGACCGATCTCCGACATTCCAGGCGGAGTGTTTGGCAAAAGGATTGAGGAAACTCGGGGTGGAGCAGTTTACGGTGGTCGGATTCAGTTATGGGGGTATGGTGGCGTTCAAACTGGCTGAGTTGTACCCTGACCTGGTTAATGCCATGGTGATTTCTGGCTCGATCTTGGCCATGACTTGCTCGGTGAGCGATGAAACTATGCAGAGACTTGGGTTTAGTTCTTCGACGGAGCTTTTGCTTCCCACTTCAGTGAAGGGTCTGAAGGCACTTCTCTCTGTTGCTGCTTACAAGAAGCTCTGGTTCCCTGACCGCCTTCATAAAGACTACCTTGAG GTGATGTTCACCAACAGGAAAGAGAGAAGTGAACTACTAGAAGCTTTGGTCGTCAGCGGCAAGGACCCCACTACCATCCCTAATTTCCCACAG AGAATACATCTATTGTGGGGTGCGAACGATGAGATCTTCAAGCAGGAGCTTGCCCAGAACATGAAAGA GCAACTTGGAGAAAATTCAACATTTGAAAGCATTGAAAAGGCAGGTCACTTGGTTCACTTGGAGCGACCCTGTGTTTACAGTAGATGCCTCAAGCGATTCCTTGCTTCCCTTTATGCAGATGAAACCAACAAATGa
- the LOC107424692 gene encoding sugar transporter ERD6-like 6 isoform X1 translates to MSFRDEAEDGRDLRKPFLHTGSWYRMGSRQSSIMSSSAQVLRDGSVSVVLCVLIVALGPVQFGFTCGYSSPTQSEIINDLKLSISEFSLFGSLSNVGAMVGAVASGQIAEYIGRKGSLMIAAIPNIIGWLAISFAKDSSFLFMGRLLEGFGVGIISYTVPVYIAEISPQNMRGSLGSVNQLSVTVGIVLAYLLGLFVNWRALAVIGILPCTILIPGLFFIPESPRWLAKMGMTEDFEASLQVLRGFDTDISIEVNEIKRSVATTGRRTTIRFSDLKRRRYWFPLMIGIGLLVLQQLSGINGVLFYSSNIFANAGISSSNVATVGLGAIQVIATGVTTWLVDKTGRRLLLIVSSSGMTFSLILVSAAFFLEQGIASKGSPLYDILGILSLVGLVAMVIFFSLGLGAIPWVIMSEILPVNIKSLAGSIATLANWLTSWAITMTANLLLNWSHGGTFAIYTLVAAFTVAFVTLWVPETKGRTLEEIQWSFR, encoded by the exons ATGAGTTTCAGAGACGAGGCCGAGGATGGGAGAGATCTCAGGAAGCCATTTCTCCATACGGGAAGCTGGTATAGGATGGGGTCGAGGCAATCCAGCATCATGTCCTCCTCGGCCCAGGTCCTTCGTGATGGTTCCGTCTCCGTTGTCCTTTGCGTTCTCATCGTCGCCTTGGGACCTGTCCAATTCGGATTCACT TGTGGGTATTCTTCCCCAACGCAATCCGAAATCATCAATGATCTTAAACTTTCAATTTCAGAA TTCTCTTTGTTTGGCTCTTTATCGAATGTGGGTGCCATGGTTGGAGCAGTAGCGAGTGGTCAGATTGCAGAATATATTGGCCGGAAAGGG TCGCTGATGATTGCTGCCATTCCCAATATCATTGGTTGGCTTGCAATATCATTTGCCAAA GATTCCTCGTTTTTGTTTATGGGAAGGTTGTTGGAAGGTTTTGGTGTGGGTATAATCTCTTACACG GTACCTGTATATATTGCTGAGATTTCACCTCAAAACATGAGAGGAAGCCTGGGGTCTGTAAACCAG CTCTCAGTGACAGTTGGAATAGTGCTGGCTTATTTATTGGGACTATTTGTCAACTGGAGAGCACTTGCAGTGATAG GAATTTTGCCATGTACAATACTGATACCTGGCTTATTTTTCATACCAGAATCTCCTCGATGGCTG GCCAAAATGGGTATGACAGAGGATTTTGAAGCCTCCTTGCAAGTTTTGCGGGGATTTGATACAGACATCTCCATCGAAGTGAATGAGATCAAG AGATCTGTAGCAACAACAGGTAGAAGAACTACTATCCGGTTTTCAGATCTCAAGAGGAGAAGATATTGGTTTCCTTTGATG ATAGGAATTGGATTACTTGTTCTCCAGCAACTTAGTGGCATCAATGGTGTTTTATTCTATTCCAGCAACATCTTTGCAAATGCTG GGATttcatcaagtaatgttgcAACAGTTGGACTTGGTGCTATTCAG GTTATTGCCACTGGAGTCACTACTTGGTTGGTGGACAAAACTGGCCGAAGGCTGCTTCTTATT GTGTCATCATCCGGAATGACTTTTAGCCTCATCCTTGTGTCAGCCGCATTTTTTTTGGAG CAGGGTATTGCATCGAAAGGTTCTCCTCTATATGACATTTTGGGAATACTTTCCCTCGTCGGGCTTGTG GCTATggttattttcttttccctgGGACTTGGAGCTATTCCTTGGGTTATAATGTCTGAG ATCCTTCCTGTGAATATTAAGAGCCTTGCTGGCAGCATAGCAACATTGGCAAATTGGCTGACATCTTGGGCCATCACAATGACTGCAAACTTGCTCTTGAATTGGAGTCATGgag GtacatttgcaatttacaccttGGTGGCTGCTTTTACTGTTGCTTTTGTGACACTTTGGGTCCCGGAAACCAAGGGAAGAACTCTGGAAGAAATTCAGTGGTCATTCAGATAA
- the LOC107424652 gene encoding DNA-3-methyladenine glycosylase 1 has protein sequence MKIKFRLQDCINPGLKPLPPPAATNTRHHHSVSMAKRKPSKCPPQTQTQTQTQTQSPTTISPISPSISSKIPFPSRKIRKLSSIASGDKVPLLNTLKSSIDDTIDENPSRPSSSLIKTLKPLTSDGEIEVALSHLRSSDPLLGTLIDAYRPPAFDSDRSPFLALAKSILYQQLAYKAAKSIYTRFVSLCGGEDLVLPDAVLSLSVQQLRDIGVSGRKASYLHDLSSKYKNGTLSDSSILDMDDDTLSTMLTMVKGIGAWSVHMFMIFSLHRPDVLPVGDLGVRKGVRLLYGLKELPRPLEMEDLCGKWKPYRSVGSWYMWRLMEAKGVVPKEQQ, from the coding sequence atgaaaataaaattccgACTCCAAGACTGTATAAACCCAGGGCTCAAACCGTTACCCCCTCCTGCCGCAACTAACACCCGCCATCATCATTCTGTCTCGATGGCCAAGCGTAAGCCTTCCAAATGTCCACCCCAGACCCAAACACaaacccaaacccaaacccAATCACCCACCACAATATCCCCGATCAGCCCCTCCATTTCCTCAAAAATTCCATTCCCATCCCGAAAAATCCGAAAACTCTCTTCCATAGCCTCCGGTGACAAAGTTCCCCTTTTGAACACCCTCAAATCCTCAATCGACGACACCATTGATGAAAACCCATCACGGCCCTCCTCTTCTTTGATCAAAACCCTCAAACCGTTGACTTCCGACGGGGAAATCGAAGTCGCTCTCTCCCATTTACGTAGCTCCGACCCACTCCTCGGGACCCTCATCGATGCCTATCGCCCTCCGGCATTCGATTCCGATCGTTCGCCTTTCCTAGCTCTCGCTAAAAGCATTCTCTACCAGCAGCTCGCTTACAAAGCCGCTAAATCTATCTACACCCGCTTCGTCTCGCTCTGCGGAGGCGAGGATTTGGTCCTACCTGACGCCGTTCTTTCGTTATCGGTGCAACAGCTCCGGGATATCGGAGTCTCTGGACGGAAAGCGAGTTACCTTCACGACCTCTCAAGCAAATACAAAAATGGGACTTTATCGGATTCCTCAATCCTTGACATGGACGATGATACTCTGTCTACTATGCTCACCATGGTTAAAGGAATTGGGGCTTGGTCGGTGCACATGTTCATGATATTCTCGCTTCATAGGCCCGACGTACTTCCGGTCGGCGATCTCGGTGTGAGGAAAGGTGTGCGGCTCTTGTACGGCCTGAAAGAGTTGCCTAGGCCATTGGAAATGGAGGACTTATGTGGAAAATGGAAACCTTATAGGTCCGTTGGTTCTTGGTATATGTGGAGGCTTATGGAAGCCAAAGGAGTAGTACCAAAGGAGCAGCAATAA
- the LOC107424675 gene encoding GATA transcription factor 18, which yields MMHRCSSSSHGNSVGPCSCGLFHSQSNSLSMLFSMPNNHKPFDEAAAEMYSFASPSSSVDCTLSLGTPSTRLTEDDEKRMRHDYRRNDSCVPNFCWDLLQNKHNNSAPTSHKNGSRGSNNNTTNNSGSDPLLARRCANCDTTSTPLWRNGPRGPKSLCNACGIRFKKEERRATAAAATSNGAVGSNVVMESSNHMFSHHHNNSWINPQSQNQKMPCYPPSIGNEFRFINGGDDNLESDTGISFLSWRLNVTDRPSLVHDFTR from the exons atgatgcaTAGGTGCAGTAGTAGTTCTCATGGGAACTCGGTGGGACCCTGTTCATGTGGACTGTTTCACAGTCAAAGTAATTCCCTTTCCATGCTTTTCTCCATGCCAAACAACCACAAACCCTTTGATGAAGCAGCAGCTGAAATGTATTCTTTCGCTTCCCCTTCTTCTTCTGTGGATTGTACCCTCTCTTTAGGAACTCCATCCACCCGTCTCACCGAGGACGACGAGAAAAGAATGCGCCACGACTACCGTCGCAACGATTCCTGCGTGCCTAATTTCTGCTGGGACTTATTGCAGAACAAGCATAACAACTCTGCACCCACTTCTCACAAAAATGGTAGCCGAGGAAGCAATAATAATACCACCAATAACAGTGGAAGTGATCCTCTTCTTGCTCGCCGCTGTGCCAACTGCGATACCACTTCTACTCCTTTATGGAGGAACGGCCCTAGAGGTCCTAAG TCGCTTTGTAATGCTTGTGGAATTCGATTCAAGAAGGAAGAGAGGCGAGCCACGGCTGCCGCAGCAACATCCAACGGAGCAGTGGGTTCAAATGTAGTAATGGAATCTTCCAACCATATGTTTAGCCATCATCATAACAATTCGTGGATTAATCCCCAGTCGCAGAACCAGAAAATGCCTTGTTATCCACCTTCCATTGGCAACGAATTCAGGTTCATCAATGGTGGAGACGACAACCTCGAATCCGATACCGgcatttccttcctttcttGGCGTCTCAATGTCACTGATAGACCAAGCCTTGTCCATGACTTTACAAGATGA
- the LOC107424692 gene encoding sugar transporter ERD6-like 6 isoform X2, with product MSFRDEAEDGRDLRKPFLHTGSWYRMGSRQSSIMSSSAQVLRDGSVSVVLCVLIVALGPVQFGFTCGYSSPTQSEIINDLKLSISEFSLFGSLSNVGAMVGAVASGQIAEYIGRKGSLMIAAIPNIIGWLAISFAKDSSFLFMGRLLEGFGVGIISYTVPVYIAEISPQNMRGSLGSVNQLSVTVGIVLAYLLGLFVNWRALAVIGILPCTILIPGLFFIPESPRWLAKMGMTEDFEASLQVLRGFDTDISIEVNEIKRSVATTGRRTTIRFSDLKRRRYWFPLMIGIGLLVLQQLSGINGVLFYSSNIFANAGISSSNVATVGLGAIQVIATGVTTWLVDKTGRRLLLIVSSSGMTFSLILVSAAFFLEGIASKGSPLYDILGILSLVGLVAMVIFFSLGLGAIPWVIMSEILPVNIKSLAGSIATLANWLTSWAITMTANLLLNWSHGGTFAIYTLVAAFTVAFVTLWVPETKGRTLEEIQWSFR from the exons ATGAGTTTCAGAGACGAGGCCGAGGATGGGAGAGATCTCAGGAAGCCATTTCTCCATACGGGAAGCTGGTATAGGATGGGGTCGAGGCAATCCAGCATCATGTCCTCCTCGGCCCAGGTCCTTCGTGATGGTTCCGTCTCCGTTGTCCTTTGCGTTCTCATCGTCGCCTTGGGACCTGTCCAATTCGGATTCACT TGTGGGTATTCTTCCCCAACGCAATCCGAAATCATCAATGATCTTAAACTTTCAATTTCAGAA TTCTCTTTGTTTGGCTCTTTATCGAATGTGGGTGCCATGGTTGGAGCAGTAGCGAGTGGTCAGATTGCAGAATATATTGGCCGGAAAGGG TCGCTGATGATTGCTGCCATTCCCAATATCATTGGTTGGCTTGCAATATCATTTGCCAAA GATTCCTCGTTTTTGTTTATGGGAAGGTTGTTGGAAGGTTTTGGTGTGGGTATAATCTCTTACACG GTACCTGTATATATTGCTGAGATTTCACCTCAAAACATGAGAGGAAGCCTGGGGTCTGTAAACCAG CTCTCAGTGACAGTTGGAATAGTGCTGGCTTATTTATTGGGACTATTTGTCAACTGGAGAGCACTTGCAGTGATAG GAATTTTGCCATGTACAATACTGATACCTGGCTTATTTTTCATACCAGAATCTCCTCGATGGCTG GCCAAAATGGGTATGACAGAGGATTTTGAAGCCTCCTTGCAAGTTTTGCGGGGATTTGATACAGACATCTCCATCGAAGTGAATGAGATCAAG AGATCTGTAGCAACAACAGGTAGAAGAACTACTATCCGGTTTTCAGATCTCAAGAGGAGAAGATATTGGTTTCCTTTGATG ATAGGAATTGGATTACTTGTTCTCCAGCAACTTAGTGGCATCAATGGTGTTTTATTCTATTCCAGCAACATCTTTGCAAATGCTG GGATttcatcaagtaatgttgcAACAGTTGGACTTGGTGCTATTCAG GTTATTGCCACTGGAGTCACTACTTGGTTGGTGGACAAAACTGGCCGAAGGCTGCTTCTTATT GTGTCATCATCCGGAATGACTTTTAGCCTCATCCTTGTGTCAGCCGCATTTTTTTTGGAG GGTATTGCATCGAAAGGTTCTCCTCTATATGACATTTTGGGAATACTTTCCCTCGTCGGGCTTGTG GCTATggttattttcttttccctgGGACTTGGAGCTATTCCTTGGGTTATAATGTCTGAG ATCCTTCCTGTGAATATTAAGAGCCTTGCTGGCAGCATAGCAACATTGGCAAATTGGCTGACATCTTGGGCCATCACAATGACTGCAAACTTGCTCTTGAATTGGAGTCATGgag GtacatttgcaatttacaccttGGTGGCTGCTTTTACTGTTGCTTTTGTGACACTTTGGGTCCCGGAAACCAAGGGAAGAACTCTGGAAGAAATTCAGTGGTCATTCAGATAA